One part of the Mariniblastus fucicola genome encodes these proteins:
- a CDS encoding S1C family serine protease: MKNNLIMCLACACIGGLIAIALTQGNFEKVATAQAAAAAPAQRAVDGRKFSPEELNSIAVYEKVNRSVVNINTTAFRRGMWFGDPEPQEGSGSGWVIDKAGHIVTNHHVISGSDVVTVTLFDGDPIPAEVVGSDKQNDIAVLKIRTDPAMLFPVELGESSDLRVGQKVMAIGNPFGLERTLTVGIVSSLGRTLRSKTKRLIKDVIQTDAALNQGNSGGPLVDNEGKVIGMNTAIASLTGGNTGIGFAVPINTIKRIIPQLIEFGRAIRGTLGIDVFFKTDGGLGVGRVIEGGPAAEAGVQGLRIERVRQRRADGIVVEYLRPNREDTDKIVSIDGQQIKTTDDYQAAMDSHKPGDVVDVVCERGGNERTVKIRLGIEQ; the protein is encoded by the coding sequence ATGAAGAACAATCTGATCATGTGCCTCGCGTGTGCGTGCATTGGCGGATTGATTGCCATCGCTCTGACTCAAGGCAATTTCGAAAAAGTTGCGACTGCTCAAGCTGCTGCCGCCGCGCCTGCGCAGCGAGCCGTCGATGGACGAAAATTTAGCCCGGAAGAGCTCAACAGTATCGCGGTCTACGAGAAAGTGAACCGCAGCGTCGTGAACATCAACACGACGGCCTTTCGCCGCGGGATGTGGTTCGGCGATCCGGAACCTCAGGAAGGCAGCGGATCCGGTTGGGTGATCGACAAGGCTGGCCACATCGTGACCAACCATCATGTGATCTCAGGCAGCGATGTCGTAACGGTGACGTTGTTCGATGGCGATCCAATACCAGCAGAAGTCGTCGGCTCTGACAAACAGAACGATATCGCCGTACTCAAAATCAGAACCGATCCGGCAATGCTGTTCCCGGTCGAACTTGGTGAATCGTCTGACCTTCGTGTCGGGCAAAAAGTTATGGCGATCGGCAACCCGTTCGGGCTGGAGCGGACGTTGACCGTGGGCATTGTCTCGAGTCTTGGGCGCACGCTGCGATCAAAGACGAAGCGGCTGATCAAGGACGTGATCCAGACCGATGCGGCGCTCAATCAAGGCAACTCGGGCGGACCGCTCGTTGACAACGAAGGCAAAGTCATCGGTATGAACACGGCCATCGCCTCGCTGACCGGCGGCAATACGGGCATCGGTTTCGCGGTTCCGATTAACACCATCAAGCGAATCATTCCACAGCTGATCGAATTTGGTCGCGCGATTCGCGGGACGTTGGGGATCGACGTGTTTTTCAAAACAGACGGTGGTCTGGGCGTTGGGCGAGTCATCGAAGGCGGACCGGCAGCCGAAGCGGGCGTCCAGGGCTTGCGAATCGAACGGGTTCGCCAGCGTCGCGCTGATGGAATCGTGGTTGAGTATTTGCGTCCCAATCGCGAAGACACGGACAAGATTGTTTCGATCGATGGTCAGCAGATCAAGACCACCGATGACTATCAAGCCGCGATGGATTCGCACAAGCCAGGCGATGTGGTTGATGTGGTTTGCGAACGAGGCGGCAATGAGCGCACGGTCAAGATTCGTTTGGGCATCGAACAATGA
- a CDS encoding type II asparaginase, with amino-acid sequence MPDSNHNADLPNVVVIATGGTIAGTAASGDDGVYESGKVGVETLIQAVPEASRIANLTGIQIASIGSQDMNDVVWMQLAKELDRALSDDSVSGAVITHGTDTMEETAFFLNLVVDSDKPVVLTGAMRPATALSADGPLNLYNAVAVAASTKAIGHGVLVVANDSIHGAREVTKTNTLTVQAFESPNMGLLGALHYGTFRMFRKPQRRHTTNSIFSIRSIEELPPVVVVFAHSNMSGDLIRAAVAMGARGIVLAGVGNGNASNRAIKAMLDAREQGVVIVRSTRSSSGAVLRNQEIDDDAKGFVVSDQLNPAKARVLLQLGLTQTDDVGVVQDYFWTY; translated from the coding sequence ATGCCCGACTCAAATCATAACGCCGACCTTCCCAACGTTGTCGTCATCGCCACCGGAGGCACGATTGCGGGAACGGCAGCGTCGGGTGACGACGGAGTCTATGAGTCGGGCAAGGTCGGCGTGGAAACTCTGATCCAAGCCGTTCCCGAAGCAAGCCGCATCGCGAATTTGACAGGGATTCAGATTGCTTCGATCGGCAGCCAGGACATGAACGATGTCGTGTGGATGCAGCTGGCCAAAGAACTGGACAGAGCTCTCTCCGACGACTCCGTTTCCGGTGCGGTCATCACTCACGGCACCGACACGATGGAAGAGACCGCGTTCTTTCTGAACCTGGTCGTCGATAGTGACAAGCCCGTGGTGCTGACCGGCGCGATGCGCCCGGCAACGGCACTCAGCGCCGATGGGCCTTTGAACCTTTACAACGCTGTCGCCGTGGCGGCGTCGACCAAAGCTATCGGGCACGGAGTCCTGGTGGTGGCCAACGATTCGATTCACGGAGCGCGAGAAGTCACCAAAACCAACACGTTGACCGTTCAGGCGTTCGAGTCGCCGAACATGGGATTGCTCGGCGCGTTGCATTACGGAACGTTTCGCATGTTTCGCAAGCCGCAGCGGAGGCACACCACGAACAGCATTTTTTCCATTCGTTCGATTGAAGAGTTGCCTCCGGTTGTGGTTGTGTTTGCTCATTCGAACATGAGCGGCGATTTGATTCGGGCTGCGGTTGCGATGGGAGCCAGAGGTATCGTGTTGGCGGGCGTTGGTAACGGAAACGCGTCCAACCGTGCGATCAAGGCGATGCTTGACGCGAGAGAGCAGGGCGTTGTGATCGTGCGAAGCACCCGCAGCAGCAGCGGTGCGGTGTTGCGAAATCAGGAGATCGATGATGACGCGAAGGGGTTTGTGGTGTCGGATCAATTGAACCCGGCGAAGGCGCGAGTGTTGCTGCAACTGGGGCTGACGCAGACGGATGATGTTGGTGTAGTCCAGGATTATTTCTGGACGTATTAG
- the ispD gene encoding 2-C-methyl-D-erythritol 4-phosphate cytidylyltransferase gives MSRFAVIVAAAGSGTRFQSGNQKKTYAVLAGKPLWLHSVERFAARDDVDQIVIVVSPEDEVWFAETYGDLLAALRVDIVAGGSERFESVENGLSRVRSEIDFVAVHDGARPCLSGALLERIFATAREHGNAVPAVAVSSTLKRSSDGVRVGETVDRSELFQSQTPQVFRQSDLEAAFQNRGELQPTDEAQLMEMLGHPVFLAEGCTLNRKVTSQQDMQFAEAAMSVLSTSDSKPVHFDGPIGDSTLR, from the coding sequence ATGAGTCGTTTCGCGGTCATCGTCGCTGCTGCCGGAAGCGGAACTCGATTTCAATCCGGTAACCAGAAGAAGACTTACGCCGTTCTGGCTGGTAAGCCTTTGTGGCTACACAGTGTGGAACGTTTTGCGGCGCGTGACGATGTGGACCAAATTGTGATCGTCGTTTCGCCGGAGGATGAGGTCTGGTTTGCGGAGACTTATGGCGATTTGTTGGCGGCGTTGCGAGTCGATATCGTGGCCGGCGGAAGTGAGCGTTTTGAGAGCGTGGAGAATGGTCTGTCGAGAGTCCGCAGCGAAATTGATTTCGTCGCGGTTCATGATGGTGCACGGCCCTGTTTGAGCGGCGCGTTGCTGGAGCGAATTTTCGCCACGGCTCGCGAACACGGAAACGCGGTGCCTGCCGTTGCGGTCAGCAGCACGCTCAAACGATCTTCGGACGGCGTTCGCGTTGGCGAAACGGTCGACAGGAGCGAGCTGTTTCAATCGCAGACGCCTCAGGTTTTTCGCCAATCGGATTTGGAAGCCGCTTTCCAGAACCGCGGCGAATTGCAGCCAACGGACGAGGCTCAGTTGATGGAAATGCTCGGCCACCCGGTGTTTCTGGCGGAGGGCTGTACGCTGAATCGAAAGGTGACTTCTCAGCAGGACATGCAGTTTGCAGAGGCTGCGATGAGCGTTCTTTCGACGTCCGATTCCAAACCGGTTCATTTTGATGGACCGATCGGTGATTCGACGTTGCGTTAG